In Nitratidesulfovibrio sp. SRB-5, the sequence CCCACCGGCAGCGGCAAGTCCACCACGCTGGCGGCCATGATCGACCATGCCAACGCCCACCGCCGCGACCACATCATCACCATCGAAGACCCGGTGGAATTCGTGCACGAGCCGCGCGGGTGCCTGATCAACCAGCGCGAGGTGGGACGCCACACCAAAAGCTTTGCCGCCGCCCTGCGCGGTGCCCTGCGCGAAGACCCGGACATCATTCTGGTGGGCGAAATGCGCGACCTCGAAACCATCAGCCTGGCGCTGGAGGCGGCGGAAACCGGGCATCTGGTGCTGTCCACGGTGCACACCATATCCGCGCCCAAGACCATCGACCGCATCGTCGAGGTGTTTCCGTCCGAGATGCAGGCCCAGATCCGCACCAGCCTTTCGGAAACCCTGCAGGCCGTCATCTCGCAGGTGCTCTTTCCGCGCGCGGACAGGCCGGGGCGGGTGGCCGCGCTGGAAATCATGCTGGGCGTGCCCGCCGTGCGCAACCTGATCCGCGAAAGCAAGACCTACCAGCTGGCCAGCGTGCTGCAAACCGGCAAGAACGCGGGCATGCAGACCCTGGACGATGACATTCTGCGGCTGCTGGGCGCGGGGCTGATCAACCCGCGCGACGCCGCCGTGCACGTGGCCGACAAGCCGCGCTTCAAGCCGTATCTGGCCGGGGCAGGCGCCACCTCGGTGGCGCGCGCGGATAGCGCGGCGGGCTTCGCGGATGACGACTTCTGATTAGCGGGAATCACGGGTGCCGGAGACAAGCCATGAACTACCTTGAATTGCTGGGGCTTTCGCGCGAGCCGTTTTCCACCTCGCCAGACCCGCTCTCGTACTATCGCGCGCCCGGCCACGAGCTGTGCCTGCACCGGCTGGAAATCGCCGTGCGGTTGCGGCGCGGGCTGAACGTGGTGCTGGGCGAGGTGGGCACCGGCAAGAGCACCCTGTGCCGCTGCCTGCTGCGCGCCTTTGCCGAACAGCCGGAAGTGACCGCGCACCTGATCCTGGACCCCGGCTTTGCCAGTGCAGAGGCCTTTGCCCTGCACCTGTGCGAACTGCTGGCCGGGCCTGATGGCGGAACAGGCGCGGGGGGCGCACCCGGCGCGGGAGTCGGCGGAGGGATGGTCGCCAACTGGGAGGCAGGCGCCTTCAGGGACGACGCCGAACTCGTCCCCATGGCGGCCAACATCACGGTCAGCAGCGCGCCCGCGCAAGGGCGCGCGCCGGGGGCCGCGCACGCTCTGGCCGAAACCCCACGCACGGCCCCCGGCAGCGAACTGCGGCGCGAGGCCGTGGAGCGCATCCAGGCCGCGCTGCTGCGCCTGACGCAGGAGCAGCCCGGCCTTCCCGATCCGCAAGGGCAACACGGGCAGCGGGAAGGGGGGCGCATCGTGGTGCTGTGCATCGACGAAGGCCAGAAGCTGCTGCCAGAATGCCTGGAAGTGTTGCGCGAACTGCTGAACTTCGAGACCAACACCGAAAAGCTGCTCCAGATCATCCTGTTCGGCCAGCGCGAACTGGAAGACACCATCGCCGCGCTGCCCAACTTCCGCGACCGCATCAACGAATACCTGCCCCTGCGCCCCCTTTCGCGGCGCGAAACCATCCGCATGGTGCGCCACCGGCTACGCCTTGCGGGCGGCCCCGCCGGAGAGCGGCTGTTCACCCTGCCCGCGCTGCTGGCCGTGCATCACGCCACCGGCGGCTACCCCCGCAAGATCATGCGCCTGTGCCATCAACTGGTCATGAACCTGCTCATCAACAACCGCCGCCGGGTGACCTGGCGCGAGGTGCTGGCCTTTGCCCACCGCGACGCGGGGCTGGGCGGCAGGCTGGATACCGGGCCTGCGACCAGCGCGGGGCGGGCTGGGTCCAGTCCGCTCCGCGTGGTGGGGTATGCCGCGCTGACCGCCGTGCTGCTGGCCGGAGTGCTGCTGGGTGTCGGCGTGCTGACCGGGCGCGTACCCTCCGGCGGCGAACTGCGCCTGCCGTGGGCATCCGGAAACGGACAGGATGCCGCCCCCGCCCCCGCCACCGCCACCGCCGAAGTCCGCACGGATGTCGCCACGCAGGACGACACGGGGGGCATGTTCCGACCACTGCTGGCCTTGCTGGGGTTGTCCGACCAGAGAACCGCATCGGACTCCGGCACGTCGGCGGGGCAAGCCGATGCACCCGGCTCGTCCAGCGCACCCGGTCTTGCCAACTCGGCCAATCCCGTCAATCCGGCCAGCTCGCAGGGCCGGGCGGGCACCGCGTCCCGCCCGCTGGCGGCAACGCCCGTGGCGCCTGCCCCGGCGGCGGGATACCCGGCGTCCGCCGCCCAGCCCACCAGCCAGACCGCGCCCCCTGCCCGGCTGGGGCTGGTGGTGCTGCCGCGCGGTGAAACCCTGCTCGGCCTGCTGGACACCGTGTATGGCCGGTCCGCCGCCGTGCTGGACGCGGTGATGCAGGCCAACCCGGCCATCACCAACCCCAACCGTCTGCCTTCCGATACCATTCTGGCCCTGCCCGCCCTGGCCATGGAGCCGGGCATGGAACGACGCGGCCAGTACGCCCTGCTGCTGGAAAGCCACGCCACGATGGAAGAAGCCTACCGCGCCCTGCGCGCCAGGGGCGGCGGCAAGCGCGACGTGGTGCTGGCCCCGGTGTGGAAGCCCGACCGGGGGCTGCGCTTCTACCTGATGCCGCCGCGCTTTTTCGCCAGGCCCGCAGAGGCCCACGCGGCGGCGGAGCGGCTGTTCCCGCGCTTTCCCGCCGCCACGGTGGAGCCCGCCTTTGGCGACGGCGCGGTGTTCTACCGCAGTTTCGACTGATGCCGCCGGGGGCAGGCCGCCCCATGCCTGCCCTGCCCCCTGCCCACCAGTTCACCAGTTCACCAGTTCACCGGGTCACCGGATCACCGCAGCATCAGATCGCCCAGGTTTGCCACACTCCCGACGGCCCGGCCCGGCCCAGCGCCGGGCCGACTTGCGTTTCCGCCACGTTCAGGCCCCGCGCTCCCGGTTCTGCGCCATTGTCGCCATCCTGCCGCGCCCCGTTCTTTTTCTCCTTCCGGGCCGCCCGCGCATATCCCGCCATCCGCGCCAGCACGCCGCGCCGCCACCGGGCCGCAACGCGCGTCACACCGCCGTCACCATATCCTCACCCAACGCTCTTCCGGGGGTGCTTCCGTATTCCCGAAAAGCGCGCTAAAGAATTTCTAGAGTCCTCGGACTACGGAGCGCACGTCGCCCCGCCCAATCCGCCTCGTGGCCCCAACCCCAGGAGCACCCATGGCGAAGAAGAAGGTGGACGCAGGCAACGGCAAGCGCCGCAAGGAACGGGCAGCCCCCGTCACCGGCGCCACATCCGCCCCCGCGCCTTCTGCGATGCTGGAAGAGGCCCCGCCCCTGCCGGAACGCAACGGCAAGATCAAGCTCACGTCACTGGAGGATTTCGAGGAACACCGCCAGTCGCACCACGCAGACATCAGGAACGCCGCCCGCACGGCGCCCCGCCCCCCAGGCAAGACAAGCGTCAGGACCGCCCGCACGCCTGCCCCGTCCCCATCTGCAATGTCCGCCCCGGCAGGCCGCCGCAAGAGCGCCACACGCACCCCCACCGGCGAAATCCGCAAGCATTACGTCATCGACACCAACGTCCTGCTGGAAGACCCCGGCTGCATCGAGCAGCTGCGCAGCGACAACGAAAACGCCTGCTACCTGCCGCAGACCGTGCTGCAAGAGCTGGACAAGCTGAAGCGCCAGCCCGCCAAGGCCCATCTGGTGTCCCGCGCCGTGTCCGCCGTGGAGGCCGCCGTGCTGCGGGGGCACCTGCGGGTGGTCACCGGCGACTACCAGGCCCTGGCCCTGCCCTCGTCCGCGCCGGAGGTCAAATCATCTCCCGACCAGTACATCATCGCCGACGCCCGCTCGCTGCTGGCCACCGTGCCGCGCGAGGAACCCGTGGTGCTGGTTTCCAACGACCGGCTGCTGCGCATCATGGCCGACACCAGTTCCGGCCTGCGCAGCGAGGAATACCGCTGCTCCATCCCCTTCCGCTCGGAATCGGAACGCTACACCGGCTTCATGCCGCCCGCCGACGTGGTGCCCAACAGCTTCACCTGGGAAGGGGCATACCCCGTGTTCCACGACCGCGCGCTGGCCACGCAGGAGGTCAAGTTCGCCCCCACCCCGTGGAACATCATACCGCGCGACGTGTACCAGGCGCTGGCCATGCGCCTGATGCTGGACCCGGACATTCCGCTTGTCAGCCTGCAATCCACGGCGGGCAAGGGCAAGACCTTCCTGGCGCTGGGCTGCGCGCTGGAAATGGTGCTGAAGGAAAAGCGCCACAAGCGCATCTTCATCTCGAAGCCGCTGGTGGAAATCGGCCCCAAGCTGGGCTACCTGCCCGGCGACCTGACCGAAAAGACCGACCCGTACATGGAATACATCGTGGACCTGATGCTGAAGCTGCACAACGAGCACCGCCGCGCCCCCAACGCGCTGGCGGCCACGCCCAACGGCACCAGCCTCAGCCGCCTGAACCCCAAGGTGATCCAGGTGCTGCCCATCAACTACACGCGGGGCCGCAACCTGGAAGACTGCGTGGTGATCCTGGACGAAACCCAGAACCTCTCGCGCGAGGATCTGCGCACCCTGCTCACCCGCATGGGCCGCAACGTGAAGGTGATCTGCATGGGCGACACCCAGCAGGTGGACGCCCCCTTCAACAGCCCGGAAAACAACGGCCTGAACTGGCTGGTGCGCCTGCTGCGCGGCAACCCCGGCTACGCGCATCTGGTGCTGCGGGGGCGCAAGAGCCGCGGCCCCATCACCGACATGGTGGTGGCGGCGGGGCTGTAGGGCTGGAGGAAACGAGGCTGGCGCGGAAAAACCTTCTCCCCGCATGCGCCAGGCGAAGCATGCCCCCAATGACCGGATCCGATGAACGCACACAGGGCGGATGCCGCAAGGCATCCGCCCTTCATCGTGGTACCGGCCGTCCCGCAACGCGAGGGACAAAATGGCTGCACAGGTCCCTTGCGCGCCCGGTGCGGCACGGATAGCATCCCTGCATGTCCAGCCACCACCCCTCACGCAGGGGCCATGCCCCTTCCACGTCCGCAGCCGATCTGCCGGACATTCAATTGCCCGCCCCGCAAACCGCAGGCGGCCTGACCGGTCGCGCGCTGCACGGCGTGGGCTGGCTGGTGGGCCGCGCGCTGCGCGGGGTGGCATTGGGTACGGTGCGGGGCACGACTGCTACAGCACGCGGCATATACGGCGCGTTGCGCTGGCTGGCAGTGTCGGTGTGGCGCATGGCGCGTGGCCTGTGGGCGATCATCGCCCACGTGGTGGGCGCCATGCTGGGGCGCAAGGGCGGCAAGGCGGCGGGTTCGCCGGACAAGACCGGAACAGCCGGAACAGCCGGAACAGTTGGCCCGGCTCCCCCGGACGGCAAATCCGGCGCGCCGGGCAGGTCGCAAGCTGCCGACGGCAGGCAGCACCATGCAGGCGGCAATCCGGAAACCGGGCAACACGGGGCTACCGCCGCATCTCCGGAAGGCACCGACCGAAGCGCCTCCCCCTACCTGAGCATGCAGCCGCCCGCCATGTCGCCCATTCCGGCGCGAAAAATGCCGCAAGGCCCCACGCGCCCGCGCGCGCCACGCTCCGGCTGGCCGCTGGCCGTACGGCTGGTACTGCTGGTGGCCCTGCTGATGG encodes:
- a CDS encoding type IV pilus twitching motility protein PilT → MARIDQFFHILHGLGGSDLHLSSGCTPMVRVHGTLQRLDHPALDDATLAAMLDEIIPPARRDEFAASGDLDFGYAVPGMARYRANFYRHERGVGAAFREIPGNIPSVEALGLPPLLRDLAMLPKGLVLLTGPTGSGKSTTLAAMIDHANAHRRDHIITIEDPVEFVHEPRGCLINQREVGRHTKSFAAALRGALREDPDIILVGEMRDLETISLALEAAETGHLVLSTVHTISAPKTIDRIVEVFPSEMQAQIRTSLSETLQAVISQVLFPRADRPGRVAALEIMLGVPAVRNLIRESKTYQLASVLQTGKNAGMQTLDDDILRLLGAGLINPRDAAVHVADKPRFKPYLAGAGATSVARADSAAGFADDDF
- a CDS encoding AAA family ATPase; this translates as MNYLELLGLSREPFSTSPDPLSYYRAPGHELCLHRLEIAVRLRRGLNVVLGEVGTGKSTLCRCLLRAFAEQPEVTAHLILDPGFASAEAFALHLCELLAGPDGGTGAGGAPGAGVGGGMVANWEAGAFRDDAELVPMAANITVSSAPAQGRAPGAAHALAETPRTAPGSELRREAVERIQAALLRLTQEQPGLPDPQGQHGQREGGRIVVLCIDEGQKLLPECLEVLRELLNFETNTEKLLQIILFGQRELEDTIAALPNFRDRINEYLPLRPLSRRETIRMVRHRLRLAGGPAGERLFTLPALLAVHHATGGYPRKIMRLCHQLVMNLLINNRRRVTWREVLAFAHRDAGLGGRLDTGPATSAGRAGSSPLRVVGYAALTAVLLAGVLLGVGVLTGRVPSGGELRLPWASGNGQDAAPAPATATAEVRTDVATQDDTGGMFRPLLALLGLSDQRTASDSGTSAGQADAPGSSSAPGLANSANPVNPASSQGRAGTASRPLAATPVAPAPAAGYPASAAQPTSQTAPPARLGLVVLPRGETLLGLLDTVYGRSAAVLDAVMQANPAITNPNRLPSDTILALPALAMEPGMERRGQYALLLESHATMEEAYRALRARGGGKRDVVLAPVWKPDRGLRFYLMPPRFFARPAEAHAAAERLFPRFPAATVEPAFGDGAVFYRSFD
- a CDS encoding PhoH family protein, whose amino-acid sequence is MAKKKVDAGNGKRRKERAAPVTGATSAPAPSAMLEEAPPLPERNGKIKLTSLEDFEEHRQSHHADIRNAARTAPRPPGKTSVRTARTPAPSPSAMSAPAGRRKSATRTPTGEIRKHYVIDTNVLLEDPGCIEQLRSDNENACYLPQTVLQELDKLKRQPAKAHLVSRAVSAVEAAVLRGHLRVVTGDYQALALPSSAPEVKSSPDQYIIADARSLLATVPREEPVVLVSNDRLLRIMADTSSGLRSEEYRCSIPFRSESERYTGFMPPADVVPNSFTWEGAYPVFHDRALATQEVKFAPTPWNIIPRDVYQALAMRLMLDPDIPLVSLQSTAGKGKTFLALGCALEMVLKEKRHKRIFISKPLVEIGPKLGYLPGDLTEKTDPYMEYIVDLMLKLHNEHRRAPNALAATPNGTSLSRLNPKVIQVLPINYTRGRNLEDCVVILDETQNLSREDLRTLLTRMGRNVKVICMGDTQQVDAPFNSPENNGLNWLVRLLRGNPGYAHLVLRGRKSRGPITDMVVAAGL
- the mtgA gene encoding monofunctional biosynthetic peptidoglycan transglycosylase, with the translated sequence MSSHHPSRRGHAPSTSAADLPDIQLPAPQTAGGLTGRALHGVGWLVGRALRGVALGTVRGTTATARGIYGALRWLAVSVWRMARGLWAIIAHVVGAMLGRKGGKAAGSPDKTGTAGTAGTVGPAPPDGKSGAPGRSQAADGRQHHAGGNPETGQHGATAASPEGTDRSASPYLSMQPPAMSPIPARKMPQGPTRPRAPRSGWPLAVRLVLLVALLMGGDIARYAVWPPVATLAKQNPAATSFMEYRQEQWARQGRGPSYRQIWVGLGNISRNLVLAVTIAEDDKFWQHEGFDLDGMEEAFLRNIEEGRIAAGGSTITQQLAKNLWFTPEKSLSRKAKEAIMAWRLERELSKKRILELYLNVVEWGDGVFGAEAAARHHFGKSAAALTSWEAARLAAVLPNPLRWSPTGTSRGVQVRASIIHSRMERRMGGG